A section of the Ignavibacteriales bacterium genome encodes:
- a CDS encoding right-handed parallel beta-helix repeat-containing protein: MGETITDKFEDAIDAAKNSGEEQILVLENRREYTIERTLDVSGLTIMGNGSKLIFDFSDSSEVGLIAEGSLGTLRASDSTAAKRTSFVVSSAIDADNLETGDLVLVSSDSTVASVKIGEIKRVKKYDDTNDKVFFNDYLFDTYEDSDSPVVAKISPVKLKIYDLEIEYADPESTDSETAGIQVKYGDNIVISGVKFNNAKAAAIRLKSCYNPLVDNCEVDNSNLSGEGHGVLLENACMYSTVRDSNFVGIRHAVITSGDSAERGLLWEASIHNVSGTIMTLDEESAFSIGETTASMTFRDCTAIGGWNIDEFTQWMEETEYLTDDIVSSPDLYGGYKLFKARVDNPDTSKLPNSNLDEWEMLDPDDFTYGGIEIKCKGDVVIHNFRTIALKYGVKVLGDEVDNLNLMIKDMYAEEVAYPVYVGESGDDVELDLLSVDGLISTSYKDSYDHQYPAILIRYSSINKWYFNNIKCYNKRLMEIDHIDGSTFVVPQELVISNSSLTYSDALSGSSPSEYLLMLAQDAGDVYPVSTIVFNNLKTDGSKLFYVQAVSETTSSGLFFVFNNCTFTNIPASSIGFKNDIGIEGLVFNGCVYETNGSRFIDLNSDAGYIGLSGNSFLGSLGSSLINNPSSHLDTLYHTGNVLNGNTLINNSPSTDKEYGDT, translated from the coding sequence ATGGGAGAAACTATCACAGATAAGTTTGAGGATGCTATCGATGCCGCAAAGAACAGCGGTGAAGAACAGATCCTTGTTTTAGAGAATCGCAGGGAGTATACGATCGAGCGTACACTTGATGTAAGCGGACTTACGATCATGGGTAATGGTTCTAAATTAATTTTCGACTTTTCGGACAGCTCAGAGGTTGGTCTAATTGCAGAGGGCTCGCTCGGTACTCTCAGAGCGAGCGATTCGACTGCAGCTAAAAGAACGAGTTTTGTAGTAAGCAGTGCAATTGACGCTGATAACCTTGAGACGGGGGATCTGGTTCTTGTTTCTTCCGATTCGACCGTTGCAAGTGTCAAGATTGGAGAGATTAAGAGAGTTAAAAAGTACGATGATACTAATGATAAGGTTTTTTTCAATGATTACTTATTTGATACTTATGAAGACTCCGACTCCCCTGTAGTTGCAAAAATTTCCCCGGTAAAACTTAAGATTTATGATCTTGAAATTGAATATGCTGATCCAGAATCTACAGATTCCGAAACTGCAGGTATACAGGTTAAGTACGGAGATAACATCGTAATTTCCGGGGTAAAATTTAATAATGCAAAAGCAGCAGCAATAAGATTAAAAAGCTGTTACAATCCTTTAGTCGATAATTGTGAGGTTGATAATTCTAATTTATCCGGTGAAGGTCATGGAGTATTACTGGAAAACGCATGCATGTACTCGACGGTCAGAGATTCTAATTTTGTAGGTATCAGACATGCAGTTATAACAAGCGGTGATTCCGCGGAAAGGGGTTTACTATGGGAAGCCAGTATTCATAATGTAAGCGGAACTATCATGACCCTTGATGAAGAATCCGCGTTCTCAATAGGAGAAACTACAGCTTCAATGACTTTCAGGGATTGTACTGCCATTGGCGGGTGGAACATAGATGAATTTACACAATGGATGGAAGAAACAGAATATTTAACTGATGATATTGTTTCCTCTCCGGATTTATATGGAGGTTATAAATTGTTTAAAGCCCGTGTTGATAATCCGGATACGAGTAAACTTCCAAATTCAAATCTGGACGAATGGGAAATGTTAGATCCGGACGATTTTACCTATGGAGGAATTGAAATAAAATGTAAAGGTGATGTAGTAATTCACAATTTCCGGACTATTGCATTAAAATACGGTGTCAAAGTTCTTGGTGATGAAGTTGATAACCTAAATCTCATGATTAAGGATATGTATGCGGAAGAAGTCGCATACCCTGTCTATGTCGGTGAATCCGGTGATGATGTAGAATTGGATCTCCTTTCTGTCGATGGACTAATTTCCACCAGTTATAAAGATTCATATGATCATCAGTATCCGGCTATTTTGATCCGGTATTCTTCTATCAATAAGTGGTACTTTAATAATATTAAATGTTACAATAAAAGGCTGATGGAAATTGACCACATAGACGGATCTACGTTTGTGGTTCCACAGGAATTAGTGATCAGTAACTCCTCTTTAACATACTCTGATGCTTTATCAGGAAGCTCTCCTTCCGAATATTTATTAATGCTGGCACAGGATGCCGGGGATGTGTATCCGGTAAGTACGATTGTTTTTAATAACCTTAAGACAGACGGAAGCAAACTGTTTTATGTGCAAGCTGTATCGGAGACGACAAGTTCAGGGCTTTTCTTTGTATTTAATAATTGCACTTTTACTAATATACCGGCATCTTCTATTGGATTTAAGAATGATATAGGTATTGAAGGTCTGGTTTTCAATGGTTGTGTATATGAAACGAATGGGAGCCGTTTTATTGATCTAAATTCCGATGCTGGATATATTGGGCTGTCCGGAAATTCCTTTTTAGGGTCTCTTGGTTCATCACTGATAAATAATCCTTCCAGTCATTTAGATACACTTTACCATACAGGTAATGTTTTAAATGGCAATACACTAATAAATAATTCTCCTTCGACGGATAAAGAGTATGGTGATACTTAA
- the def gene encoding peptide deformylase has product MSKYFPITTYGMDILRKETQKIQDVDIDLIRTIQRMFETMHNAEGIGLAAPQVNILKALTVIDLSGSEEYKEFKPLTMINPEILETHGEIEREEGCLSIPGLRAVVTRPEKVFFRYHDIDMNEKTMEADDLLARVVQHEIDHLHGKLFIDYLDADQMKELKKDLKDIKNKNIEAFYPLFIHSELEY; this is encoded by the coding sequence ATGAGCAAATATTTCCCCATAACGACGTACGGAATGGATATTTTGCGTAAGGAAACGCAGAAAATACAGGATGTTGACATTGACCTGATCCGCACCATCCAGAGAATGTTCGAGACTATGCATAATGCCGAGGGTATAGGACTCGCGGCACCGCAGGTGAATATACTCAAAGCCCTTACGGTGATAGACCTATCGGGATCTGAGGAATACAAGGAATTCAAACCTCTCACTATGATCAACCCGGAAATACTCGAAACACACGGCGAGATAGAGCGTGAGGAAGGATGCCTGAGCATCCCCGGACTACGAGCAGTGGTTACGCGACCGGAGAAGGTATTCTTCAGGTATCACGATATAGACATGAATGAAAAAACGATGGAGGCGGACGACCTGCTCGCGCGGGTTGTTCAGCATGAGATAGACCATCTTCATGGAAAGCTTTTCATCGATTACCTGGATGCCGACCAAATGAAGGAATTGAAAAAAGATCTGAAGGACATAAAGAATAAAAACATAGAAGCGTTTTATCCGCTGTTTATTCACTCCGAACTGGAATATTAA
- a CDS encoding methionyl-tRNA formyltransferase — MRIVFMGTPEFAVPSLNILLENGYDVPAVVTVPDKKKGRGLKESYSDVKTFALEKGLRVLQPEKLKDEEFVKQLTEIQPDLIVVVAFRILPREVYTIPKLGSFNLHASLLPKYRGAAPINWAIINGEKESGVTTFFLQDKVDTGNIILQKKVRIDEDETAGTLHDKLSFIGEEAVLETVQKIESDSVQVSPQDDTLASPAPKIFKEDCKIDWSLPAEKIYNFIRGLSPYPTAWTTLDGANMKIYLAGMTEMQSDGEPGSVLIEGKNIFVNTADKKLEITELQLEGKKRIFASDFINGLRTTKELRLN; from the coding sequence ATGAGAATAGTTTTCATGGGGACGCCGGAATTTGCTGTCCCCTCTTTAAATATTCTGCTTGAGAACGGATATGACGTCCCGGCGGTGGTGACTGTTCCCGACAAAAAGAAAGGACGCGGATTAAAAGAATCGTATTCCGACGTGAAAACATTTGCTTTGGAAAAAGGATTAAGGGTTCTTCAACCGGAGAAGCTTAAGGACGAAGAGTTCGTTAAACAGCTGACAGAAATACAGCCCGATCTGATCGTGGTCGTCGCGTTTAGAATACTGCCGAGAGAAGTTTACACGATACCCAAACTGGGCTCGTTCAATTTGCACGCATCGCTCCTGCCAAAATACCGCGGCGCAGCACCGATAAACTGGGCTATAATCAACGGCGAAAAAGAGAGTGGTGTTACGACGTTCTTTTTGCAGGATAAAGTTGATACAGGAAATATAATACTCCAGAAAAAAGTAAGGATAGATGAAGATGAGACAGCTGGGACATTACATGATAAGCTCTCATTCATTGGTGAGGAAGCGGTGCTGGAAACTGTGCAAAAAATAGAATCTGACAGTGTGCAGGTCAGCCCGCAGGATGATACACTTGCTTCACCCGCGCCGAAGATATTCAAAGAAGATTGTAAAATAGACTGGAGTCTGCCGGCGGAAAAGATTTACAATTTCATAAGGGGACTCTCCCCCTACCCTACCGCATGGACAACCCTCGATGGAGCGAACATGAAAATATACCTGGCGGGAATGACGGAAATGCAAAGCGACGGAGAGCCGGGATCAGTTCTTATAGAAGGAAAGAACATATTCGTAAACACGGCTGACAAGAAACTGGAGATAACTGAGCTTCAACTCGAAGGGAAAAAAAGAATATTTGCTTCAGATTTTATAAATGGATTGAGAACGACTAAAGAATTGAGACTCAATTAA
- a CDS encoding DMT family transporter, producing MTEKDTSPDAQAWILMIVLSALWGSAFLLASRSLEVFSPYIVTCLRMLFAAVVLSFFFFPHFRKIPKEKWVYILISGYMGFLAPFLLYVIGQTHIRSSMAGVLMSLNPALTFLVAVMVFKIEWKITQLAGVLIGFAGCMIIGFVGADGGFGDFNFYILYLVAAMVLFSFSVNIIKAKLADVDAVLIVAASFVVIAPACIIYLIASDFPVVMSSHPDVWKYLGYSAILGAISTGIPYVMYYKVILLSNVVFASTANYYTSLVALLLGIFFGEKVYPLDYMGMILILVGVLIVGLKWKHHHFLHRI from the coding sequence ATGACCGAAAAAGACACCTCTCCAGATGCACAGGCGTGGATATTAATGATAGTGCTTTCTGCCCTATGGGGGAGCGCCTTTCTTCTCGCATCCAGAAGCCTCGAAGTATTTTCTCCTTACATCGTAACGTGTCTGCGGATGCTTTTTGCCGCGGTAGTTTTGTCATTCTTCTTCTTTCCGCATTTCAGAAAGATCCCTAAAGAAAAATGGGTCTATATTCTTATATCCGGTTACATGGGTTTCCTTGCGCCGTTTCTGCTTTATGTGATCGGGCAGACACATATTAGAAGTTCTATGGCGGGCGTTCTTATGTCTCTTAATCCGGCTCTCACTTTCCTCGTAGCAGTGATGGTATTTAAGATCGAGTGGAAGATCACACAGCTTGCCGGCGTTTTAATAGGGTTTGCAGGGTGTATGATCATCGGATTTGTCGGTGCTGATGGCGGGTTCGGTGATTTTAATTTTTACATATTGTATCTTGTCGCCGCAATGGTCCTCTTCTCATTCAGCGTAAACATCATTAAAGCCAAACTCGCTGACGTGGATGCCGTCCTTATCGTTGCCGCGTCATTTGTGGTAATTGCTCCGGCATGTATAATCTATCTTATCGCGTCTGATTTTCCGGTGGTAATGTCATCTCACCCCGACGTGTGGAAATATCTCGGCTATTCTGCAATACTTGGCGCAATATCTACCGGGATACCTTATGTAATGTATTACAAGGTGATACTCCTCTCTAACGTTGTCTTTGCCAGCACGGCTAATTACTATACTTCGCTTGTTGCCTTATTACTTGGAATATTTTTCGGTGAGAAGGTTTACCCGCTCGACTACATGGGGATGATCCTTATTCTTGTAGGTGTGCTTATTGTTGGTTTAAAATGGAAACACCATCACTTCCTGCACAGGATATAA
- a CDS encoding EamA family transporter: MYFFVFDYPVHVKHVPAEELWLALGAIFILGTVSMMAGVVLYNRLLFRTSIEFSSTVLYLVTFFAVMWGVIDGEKLFPMNFISMALILIGVVLVDRLSRKDVPHYENIRKFR; encoded by the coding sequence ATGTATTTTTTCGTATTTGATTATCCTGTGCATGTAAAACACGTCCCGGCTGAAGAACTCTGGCTTGCGCTGGGGGCTATCTTTATCCTGGGCACGGTCTCAATGATGGCCGGTGTTGTTCTCTACAATAGGCTTCTCTTTCGTACCAGCATTGAATTTTCATCGACGGTACTTTATCTTGTTACATTCTTTGCGGTAATGTGGGGCGTTATCGATGGCGAAAAGCTTTTCCCGATGAATTTTATAAGTATGGCGCTTATACTTATCGGTGTTGTTTTAGTTGACCGCCTGAGCAGAAAGGACGTTCCTCATTACGAAAACATACGAAAGTTTAGATGA
- a CDS encoding EamA family transporter, with protein MSNTENKYSLSSWITLLVLAVVWGSSYILMKKGLVVFQPMQMASLRIGFAFITMMWIALFNLKKIPRKKLKIILLAGLIGNFFPAYLYAFAQTHVNSSLAGIFNSLTPLFTLLIAVTAFRVKVTGLQITGIMLGFLGCVGLSMVNSTGGFGNINLYVILIVIATILYGININLIKSKLSDIDSLLMTSCAMMFIGPFAIVYLVTTDFVTVITETPGGWEALGYVALLGITGTALALFFFNRLIQNTGPVFASMVTYLMPVVAVLWGVIDGEEIFPLHFVGMALIIFGVYLTNRRVRQSN; from the coding sequence ATGAGTAATACCGAAAATAAATATTCACTCTCATCCTGGATCACCCTGCTTGTTCTTGCAGTGGTCTGGGGTAGCTCATATATACTCATGAAAAAAGGGCTTGTTGTGTTTCAACCGATGCAGATGGCATCACTCAGGATAGGCTTCGCGTTCATTACCATGATGTGGATTGCGCTGTTTAATCTCAAAAAGATCCCCCGGAAAAAACTCAAAATAATTCTGCTTGCCGGATTGATAGGTAACTTCTTCCCGGCTTATTTATATGCTTTCGCCCAGACTCACGTGAACAGCTCTCTCGCCGGAATTTTTAATTCGCTTACTCCTTTATTCACCCTGCTGATCGCTGTTACGGCTTTCCGTGTAAAGGTTACCGGCTTGCAGATCACCGGGATAATGTTAGGGTTTCTCGGTTGTGTAGGTCTTAGTATGGTCAATAGCACAGGCGGTTTCGGCAATATCAATCTATACGTTATCCTAATTGTTATTGCGACGATACTTTACGGCATTAATATTAACCTTATCAAATCTAAGCTCTCAGATATAGATTCATTACTAATGACATCATGTGCCATGATGTTCATAGGACCGTTTGCCATCGTGTACCTTGTCACAACGGATTTTGTTACGGTTATCACTGAGACTCCGGGCGGGTGGGAGGCGCTTGGTTATGTGGCTCTGCTCGGTATTACCGGGACGGCGTTAGCTCTTTTCTTCTTTAACCGTCTTATACAAAACACAGGACCCGTCTTCGCATCGATGGTAACCTACCTCATGCCGGTTGTTGCGGTGTTGTGGGGCGTCATAGACGGTGAAGAGATCTTCCCGCTTCACTTTGTCGGCATGGCGCTCATTATATTCGGTGTGTATCTCACAAATAGAAGGGTCAGGCAAAGTAATTAA
- a CDS encoding ABC transporter ATP-binding protein, whose amino-acid sequence MKILYKYLGFYWKLVFLALFLAAVNQVFSLLDPWIFRIVIDNYATKFDQYTFDQFWKGVGLLLLAGVGVALVSRIAKNFQDYYVNTITQKLGARIYSDGLRHSLQLPYQVFEDQRSGETLGILQKVRSDVEKLITMGVNTLFTTLVGLIFVIVYSFTIHWVIVPLYIITAPLIGWLSSILSRRIKRVQKNIVSETTALAGSTTESLRNIELVKSLGLANQEIERLNNTTMKILGLELKKVKFIRTLSFIQGSVVNLLRNVILFAMLYLIFDQQITFGQFFSLFIYSFFIFGPLQMLGDIINTYRETEVSLENFQKIMDTPVEPQPEDPVEINSIDNLEFDKVSFKHLSATNYALTDISFKTGIGHTIAFVGPSGSGKTTLVKLLVGLYHPMSGNILYNGTPQNEIDLNTLREHIGFVTQDAQLFSGTIRENLLFVNPKATDEEILDVLKKAACQPLLARADKGLDTVIGEGGVKVSGGEKQRLSIARALLRKPTLLVFDEATSALDSLTEEEISKTIRDVSESKDHITILIAHRLSTIMHADTIYVLERGRIIESGKHNELLELKGLYYAMWRQQIGERKTDLLLESGNGKPFTAAEENILN is encoded by the coding sequence ATGAAGATTCTTTATAAATATCTCGGCTTTTACTGGAAGCTGGTTTTCCTGGCATTGTTTCTCGCAGCCGTTAACCAGGTCTTCTCATTGCTCGACCCCTGGATATTCAGGATCGTCATAGATAACTACGCGACAAAGTTCGATCAATATACATTCGACCAGTTCTGGAAGGGCGTGGGGCTTCTCCTCCTTGCAGGTGTAGGTGTGGCTTTGGTGTCCCGCATAGCAAAGAACTTCCAGGACTACTACGTAAATACAATAACCCAGAAATTAGGCGCTCGTATCTATTCCGACGGACTGAGGCACTCGCTCCAGCTTCCGTACCAGGTTTTCGAGGATCAGCGAAGCGGTGAAACGCTCGGCATCCTGCAAAAAGTCCGCTCCGATGTTGAAAAGCTTATCACCATGGGCGTAAATACGCTTTTTACGACGCTCGTGGGATTGATCTTCGTTATTGTATATTCATTTACAATACACTGGGTTATCGTTCCGCTGTATATTATTACAGCTCCGCTTATAGGCTGGCTCAGTTCCATTCTCAGCCGGCGTATTAAAAGGGTACAAAAGAATATCGTATCGGAGACAACCGCTCTCGCGGGTTCGACCACAGAGTCACTTCGCAATATCGAGCTTGTAAAAAGCTTAGGACTTGCCAACCAGGAGATAGAACGGCTCAATAACACCACGATGAAGATCCTTGGGCTCGAGCTGAAAAAAGTAAAGTTCATCCGCACGCTCAGCTTCATACAGGGCTCCGTTGTAAATCTTCTTCGTAACGTCATCCTGTTCGCGATGCTCTATCTTATTTTCGATCAGCAGATAACCTTCGGACAGTTTTTCTCACTGTTCATTTATTCTTTCTTTATCTTTGGTCCTCTGCAGATGCTTGGCGATATAATTAACACGTACCGTGAAACGGAGGTCTCGCTCGAGAACTTCCAAAAGATCATGGATACTCCTGTCGAGCCCCAGCCGGAAGACCCCGTCGAGATAAACAGCATCGATAATCTTGAGTTCGATAAAGTAAGCTTTAAACATCTTTCAGCTACTAATTACGCTCTCACGGATATTTCTTTCAAAACCGGCATTGGTCATACTATAGCTTTTGTAGGTCCGTCCGGCTCCGGTAAAACGACCCTCGTTAAGCTTCTCGTTGGATTATATCATCCTATGTCCGGGAATATCCTTTATAACGGGACACCTCAAAACGAGATCGACCTGAACACCCTTCGTGAGCACATAGGCTTTGTAACACAGGACGCACAGTTATTTTCCGGTACAATAAGAGAAAACCTTCTTTTTGTGAACCCGAAGGCTACTGATGAAGAGATACTGGACGTATTAAAAAAAGCCGCGTGCCAGCCGCTCCTTGCCCGCGCAGATAAAGGTCTGGACACTGTAATAGGAGAAGGAGGGGTTAAAGTCTCCGGCGGTGAAAAACAACGTTTGTCGATTGCGCGTGCCTTACTGCGCAAACCGACATTGCTTGTGTTTGATGAAGCGACGTCGGCGCTTGATTCTCTTACGGAAGAAGAGATAAGCAAAACTATCCGGGACGTATCCGAAAGTAAGGATCACATTACGATCCTGATCGCTCACAGGCTTTCAACGATAATGCACGCAGACACGATTTATGTTCTGGAGCGCGGCCGTATTATTGAATCAGGCAAACACAATGAACTCTTAGAGCTTAAAGGGCTTTACTATGCTATGTGGCGTCAGCAGATAGGAGAGAGAAAAACCGATCTGTTATTGGAATCCGGTAACGGTAAACCGTTTACCGCTGCCGAAGAAAACATCCTCAATTAG
- a CDS encoding replication-associated recombination protein A, protein MDLFGNEINKKKAKAESRPLAERMRPTSLDDFFGQSHLLGAGKPIRTMLEKGELVSMIFWGPPGVGKTTLALIIAHVIKADFIQLSAVSAGVKDVRSAIEKAEYNLERTGKRTILFIDEIHRFNKSQQDSLLHSVEQGTIILIGATTENPSFEVISPLLSRCRVYVLEELSVDDLSRIIDEALEKDEALGKLDITVEDKDSLIGLSGGDARKLLNGLELAVKLSSPDSEGKVHITTDKIKEAFQAKYIRYDKDREEHYNIISAFIKSIRGSDPDAALYWMSRMLKGGEDPKFIARRMVILASEDIGNADPYALTLATSCFTAITYIGMPEGQLVLAQTATYLASCDKSNASYMALKAANEDVENKPAYGVPLHLRNAPTKLMKDLDYGKDYKYAHQFEDNFVDQVYLPEELKDAIYYEPKESGKESKFLERLKKLWSKRRK, encoded by the coding sequence ATGGATCTTTTTGGAAACGAAATAAATAAGAAGAAAGCAAAAGCAGAAAGCCGTCCGTTAGCGGAGCGAATGAGGCCGACTTCGCTCGATGATTTCTTCGGGCAGTCACACTTGCTTGGCGCAGGGAAACCCATCCGCACCATGCTGGAAAAGGGCGAACTCGTCTCGATGATATTCTGGGGACCGCCCGGCGTTGGAAAAACCACACTGGCTCTAATTATCGCGCACGTGATAAAGGCAGATTTTATACAGCTCTCAGCCGTCAGCGCGGGAGTAAAGGACGTCCGCAGCGCAATAGAAAAAGCCGAATACAACCTCGAGCGTACCGGCAAAAGGACAATACTTTTCATCGACGAAATACACCGCTTTAATAAATCACAGCAGGACTCACTTCTTCACAGTGTGGAGCAGGGGACTATTATTCTCATTGGCGCTACGACGGAGAATCCTTCATTCGAAGTTATCTCACCTCTTCTCTCGAGGTGCAGGGTTTACGTACTGGAAGAGCTTTCCGTGGATGATCTATCGCGGATAATAGATGAGGCTCTCGAAAAGGATGAAGCCCTGGGCAAGCTCGACATTACAGTAGAAGATAAGGATTCACTCATCGGGCTGTCCGGCGGAGATGCGCGGAAACTACTCAACGGGCTGGAGCTTGCGGTTAAACTTTCTTCACCCGATAGCGAAGGTAAAGTCCATATAACTACGGATAAAATAAAAGAAGCGTTTCAAGCTAAATACATCCGTTACGATAAAGACCGTGAAGAGCATTATAATATCATCTCCGCATTCATAAAAAGTATCCGGGGCAGTGATCCCGATGCTGCTCTCTACTGGATGTCCCGCATGCTTAAAGGCGGAGAAGATCCGAAGTTTATCGCGCGAAGGATGGTCATTCTCGCATCGGAAGACATCGGGAATGCCGATCCATACGCGCTCACACTTGCCACAAGTTGTTTCACGGCAATAACATACATAGGTATGCCGGAGGGACAACTTGTGCTGGCGCAGACCGCGACGTACCTCGCGAGCTGTGATAAGAGCAACGCTTCGTATATGGCACTAAAAGCCGCAAATGAAGACGTGGAAAATAAACCCGCTTACGGTGTTCCTCTGCACTTACGGAATGCCCCGACCAAACTAATGAAAGACCTCGATTATGGAAAAGATTATAAATACGCGCACCAGTTCGAGGACAACTTCGTCGATCAGGTGTATCTGCCGGAGGAATTGAAGGATGCGATATATTACGAACCAAAAGAATCGGGTAAGGAAAGCAAATTCCTTGAGCGCCTGAAAAAATTGTGGAGTAAAAGAAGAAAATGA
- a CDS encoding MgtC/SapB family protein, which translates to MISHLLIFLQVSIPTGYDTQKLIIGMLVSVGIGILIGLEREYSHKKEERTGSDNLLMAGIRTYPIITLLGYIIMFLSASLTIWLFFVTLVAVLVYVGMFYYRNSKLGHTGTTSEFSVVIAYLLGAMVYLDYTLLAVGIGVFLTITLAFKLRIHKAIGKLTEKDIHAIIQFVIMAALLLPLLPDEDYGPDGVLNPFKIGLIIVLLTGLNFVGYLLGKFINTGKSVILTGILGGFISSTAVTWHFSRQSKAGKGVPSYQAAAVIVASSIMFLRIAFLLYILNKELFEQSAAGMIIVAGIGIGIGYLIVRNSKVTHSERGIVSKNPLNLTEALKFGAVFVSILLLVGLAKEYIGTGAIYAVSAISGLTDVDAVVISMANLAGVNLAINVAFTGVIIAAASNTLVKYAMCLIFGKPELKKYASIGFIPVFLTFVLYVVIKRAFF; encoded by the coding sequence ATGATATCCCATTTATTGATATTTTTGCAGGTTAGTATCCCGACGGGCTATGATACACAAAAGCTCATTATTGGGATGCTCGTTTCGGTAGGGATCGGGATATTAATTGGACTCGAGCGGGAATATTCACATAAAAAAGAGGAGCGAACTGGAAGTGATAACCTCCTCATGGCAGGTATCAGGACATACCCGATCATTACTTTACTGGGCTATATTATAATGTTCCTTTCGGCTTCGTTAACCATCTGGCTCTTTTTTGTAACACTTGTGGCTGTTTTGGTATATGTTGGCATGTTTTACTACAGGAATTCAAAGCTGGGACATACCGGTACTACCTCAGAATTCTCCGTCGTCATTGCATATCTCCTCGGTGCTATGGTGTACCTTGATTATACTTTGCTTGCAGTAGGCATTGGAGTGTTTCTTACGATCACCCTCGCGTTTAAGCTTCGCATCCACAAAGCGATTGGTAAGCTTACGGAAAAAGACATACACGCTATCATACAATTCGTTATTATGGCGGCGCTGTTGCTTCCGCTCTTGCCGGATGAAGATTACGGACCGGATGGTGTGCTTAATCCATTCAAGATCGGTCTTATTATTGTTCTTCTAACAGGATTGAATTTCGTCGGGTATCTTCTTGGTAAATTTATCAATACAGGGAAGAGTGTGATCCTAACGGGCATTCTCGGAGGATTTATTTCGAGCACGGCTGTAACGTGGCATTTCTCGCGCCAGAGCAAAGCCGGGAAGGGCGTTCCTTCATACCAGGCGGCCGCGGTCATTGTTGCTTCATCCATTATGTTCCTTCGCATCGCGTTCCTGCTCTACATTTTGAATAAAGAACTTTTTGAACAGAGCGCTGCGGGGATGATAATTGTTGCAGGTATAGGTATTGGTATCGGTTATCTTATCGTAAGAAATTCCAAGGTCACTCATTCCGAACGAGGAATTGTTTCTAAGAACCCGCTTAATCTTACGGAAGCACTGAAATTCGGAGCGGTCTTCGTTTCGATATTGCTTCTGGTCGGGCTGGCTAAGGAATACATAGGAACCGGGGCGATATATGCCGTCAGCGCAATATCCGGTCTGACTGATGTGGACGCGGTAGTTATATCTATGGCAAACCTCGCCGGGGTCAATCTGGCTATTAACGTCGCTTTCACCGGGGTAATTATTGCCGCCGCTTCCAATACACTGGTTAAATATGCAATGTGTCTTATATTCGGTAAGCCTGAGCTTAAAAAATATGCATCGATTGGATTTATCCCTGTGTTTTTAACTTTTGTATTATATGTTGTAATAAAACGAGCCTTCTTTTAA